Proteins found in one Trichoplusia ni isolate ovarian cell line Hi5 chromosome 14, tn1, whole genome shotgun sequence genomic segment:
- the LOC113500708 gene encoding uncharacterized protein LOC113500708 has protein sequence MKIISEATIKDYSKTVGVRNKIDKTMTLPLFIQAILGHNILDPTWAWRRRISHHIFVVFLLAYVLLGTRDYLKDATDVPEIGEAYYTILITSLFPMKYLLFVNSRGTFRHLYLMAKTSLFEIVEMESTAKSVELLRKLKLFTRFLLVIVLFPVIMYLSAAMWFYVHGERVTLSRTTSILMPLTSPYHELGLTLHTMFFFYMSFTFLVIDMWLVILMFFFCVACDSLATFLYVEPKESTESDTEYATRLNDSLRLFYGRHNVLMEYLNILSDMYKWPTVVPLISVLLASGLILFLMSEQVEWTFLSHLVPTFMEIFAYNWFGEQIKAKGTLLNMALLDFDWPNMHLKDKKNYHIIITYMVKDFSIQTAVGNDLSLCTMTAVLKASYQAFALLKSMEE, from the exons atgaaaataatttctgaGGCAACCATCAAAGACTATTCAAAAACTGTGGGAGTCAGGAATAAAATCGACAAAACCATGACACTGCCCCTTTTTATCCAAGCAATTCTCGGGCACAACATCTTAGATCCCACTTGGGCTTGGCGACGCAGAATCTCACATCACATATTTGTAGTATTCTTACTCGCTTACGTTTTACTCGGCACCAGAGATTATTTAAAAGATGCAACCGATGTACCAGAAATAGGAGAAGCATACTACACGATACTAATAACATCACTATTCCCGATGAAATACTTGCTTTTCGTGAACAGTAGAGGAACGTTTCGACATCTCTATTTAATGGCCAAGACTTCGCTATTCGAAATAGTAGAAATGGAATCTACTGCGAAGTCAGTCGAGTTGTTGAGAAAATTGAAGCTGTTTACGAGATTTCTGCTGGTGATAGTCTTGTTTCCCGTGATAATGTATTTAAGCGCCGCGATGTGGTTTTATGTTCATGGTGAAAGGGTCACACTGTCAAGGACGACTTCTATTTTAATGCCCCTGACTTCCCCATACCACGAACTTGGTCTGACGCTGCACAcgatgttctttttttacatgTCATTCACTTTCTTGGTAATAGACATGTGGCTAGTTATtctcatgtttttcttttgcgtGGCTTGCGACAGTTTGGCGACGTTTTTGTATGTGGAGCCGAAAGAGTCGACCGAAAGTGATACGGAATACGCCACACGTCTTAACGACAGTCTTAGGTTGTTTTATGGTCGTCACAACGTATTGATGGA GTATCTGAATATTCTAAGCGATATGTACAAATGGCCAACTGTAGTTCCTTTGATAAGTGTATTGCTTGCATCTGGACTAATATTGTTTCTTATGAGTGAG caAGTTGAATGGACATTCTTGTCCCATTTAGTGCCAACATTCATGGAAATATTTGCTTACAATTGGTTTGGTGAACAAATTAAAGCAAAG ggAACCTTGCTTAACATGGCGTTACTAGACTTTGATTGGCCAAACATGCACCTAAAAGACAAGAAGAACTACCATATTATCATCACTTATATGGTAAAGGACTTCAGTATTCAAACGGCCGTAGGAAACGATCTGTCACTTTGCACAATGACTGCG GTTCTCAAAGCGAGTTATCAAGCCTTCGCACTACTCAAGTCAATGGAAGAGTAG